TCTGTCCATCCATATGTCCTAAGCTCATCTGAATCTTGGCAGATGTGTCGCATGGCATACCTTCCATTCGTAATACCAATCCACATCAAACCAGCAATCAAAGACTGTGGGGTCCTACCAATAAACACCAAAAAGTACATGATTATGTCAATCCCAGTCCACACTGTGCATGTTTCATAAAGCATCATAAGGCACACTAGAATTCCATCAGAAAAACTATACAACATATTGGGGAGTCCTTCTGGTTCCATTGAGGCTGAAAGATGAACCAAGATACTCAATATATGAACTAAGCCCAGCTCGATAAGTGCTCACTGAGACTAaaacatcgaaggatcaaaccAAGTCTGCAGTGTTCTTTTTAAGGTCTAGAACTCAGCTTGAGCTCAGTTCCATGAGTCAACTAGACGTTATACATATTAATAAATGAAGGTAATCAAGCTGGCCTTCGAAAACAACAGCATTTGGCTCGATTAGATTCCTTTAGACCCTACTTTTCATTCTACCACATAAAATTGCACGCCAAAAGCAGCAATTTTTCTTGACATTCCAGAGCAGAATGTGAGAAGGAGTCGATACCGTGCACGAATCCCAAAATAAACGTTAGGTCTATAGGTTCCCCAATACAAGCTCTCCTTGTGCTCCCCTTGAAACTgccaggaaaaaggaaaaatcatccTCGTAGCTGAATTTAATTTATTAGGATACATAAAACAAAGTGGAAAACTGAAATTATACTAAATTAAAGAACAAATATTCACCATGGGAAGTTCCATGAGTTTGGGAGCGGGAAATGGCGTGATAACCCTGGGCTTTTCCGGCTCTTCATTAGTATTTACCAATCGGAAAATGAAAAAGAGGGCGATCGAGGAGAACAGGATTCCAAACCCAAGGAAAACTTTGCTGCTCACGTTTGTAATTCGAATGAGGCTTTGGTCTCTGCCTCTATAACTTCGAGGTCTAGCGTTCGTACTTACTCTGTGGACTGACTCATCACCAACGGCGTCTGCGGAGGGCTTGCCTCTACTCCGAGTGCTGCTTCGCGTTGAACTGCCGGCCATTTTCCGGTGTGGGTTTATTGCTGATTCTGATTTCTGGGGAGGTTTTGCGCAGAGTGCGCCTGCGACTGATGCACAAGAAGCAGGACGGTGGACTTGGACTGGGACAAGGCCCGTAGTGTTATTGAAAATCTGGGTTGATGTATCTTAAAGTCCATATCTGAAACCTATAAACCTGCCTTGATCCTGGGCTATAGCTATGAAAATCCTCAAACTTTGGGCCACGGATGTTAAAGACCAGGACAGTAGACTTGGACTGGGCCGAGCTGTCTCAGGTGAtctctcagttttttttttttttggtggtatAATTGTTACTAAAAAACATATAGGGTCTGTTTCGATTGGGCAGTTTTTTGACTAGTTGAAAAATTGTAGTAAAAAACTACTAGTAGTATATGTAGTCAAAAAACAACTCGTTAGTCAACGCATTGTTTTGAAATGTCTACAGTGGTGGTTTTGGGGTACGATATTATTGTTTTGGCTCGGAAGTAAGAAAACCATTGCTGTTTCTACGGAACTCTTCATTCCTTTTCCTCAAACCGAATTTCAACTTGCAGGTGCTCATATGTGGAACCTACCTGTCGACATCTGAAAGCTTTTCTTCCCGAGCAAATTCGTCCTACTTTTTTCGTTCCAAAGCTGCTTGTGGTAATTTTGGGCAGCTGCCATTAAAAAACTTGCCCGAAGCTTACTCTCGTTAGCTTCAACGGAGACACCTTCAGTGAGCTGTTCTGTTCCAGGTAGCTACAAGAAAATCGGACACACGGCTTGCGCAGGGGGCAGGTGGTCTTCTTCCTCTCGCTGTGCTTCCAATAAGCTCATTTAATTGGCTTTGTGCTATAGAAATTGGCAGAGAGGTGCGCTTTGTTTAGCAGATCcccattttttttattggagGTAAATAATGAATTTGGTACACTTCCGTACGAATTAGGGCTGAATTtttaacttggaaattttgGCTTTCTATTACAATTCCTGCAGCTAAGCTATGAACAATTGGTGTATTTTGATAACTGGAACGCAGATAAATCTTGTCAACTTGGGTTTATGGCATCAGTACCATTTACGTAGCTAATCGCATTTGAGTAATTGAACTTTAATTGTTATTGTTGCTGCTTCTATTCTGTGCGATTGGTGGTGATTAGGTGTTTCTCATGGATATACTCTCCGGCAGCTTGTTTTTCAAAATGCTCAGcgtgtttttgttttttgtgtgGTTCCATTTGTTTGCTTCAGCGTGTTTTTCAAAATGCTCAGCGTGTTTACTTCATCCGAGACAACGTACCCAATGATATGTTCTTCAATGAAGAAGTAGCGCTCGGTGCCTTAGCAGATGCCGGGGATCCAGGGGACTTCGTTCAGGGCAGTCAAAATTTCGATACGTCGCAGCGGGGCATACATAACTACTAACTAGAACGAAAATCGGCGGCAATACTCTATTGTTACGATACCACTTCATTTAAAtttatgaatgataaacccACTGTCTATCTATTCTTTACATATTATTGTTATTTGCATACTGAGCATGCCATGGCCAAACAAGGGTATATTTATACATGCAAGATTGCATTGTTTAGGCCAATATCATCCAATCATTTTTGCCGAGAGCTATAACGCCAATTTCCATATGGCATGTTGGGTAGACACAAGTTTACCGGCGAATGCATTTTATGCCGATATGAAAGTGTAGTTATTTATGAAATACAGATCAATCTAAACgcagaagtttttgaaaaacaatgtGAATTTTTCACAAACTGCCTATCCTATCCAAACGAAATCATCTGTATTTGAAAAAAAGTTAcagtaaattttttaaaaaacatccCCAAAATACCCACGTCAATTCAACAGCATTAACCGTGCTAGACAAATATACTTTGCTGAATCTTTGGAGAACCACAATAGCAGGGTTATTTTTGCATCCGAGCGGACACTAGCTAATCCACTAGGTTTCACTCGACTCAACCCCCCGGATTTGTTCAACCAAAAGCAACCCAAAAGTGAAATTCATTTTTGGGGGGTGTGATTTTCAGCTGCTGAAGCGTACAAACGGCAAGCATGGTTAATCATTCAACCCGATAATACaagttcccaaaaaaaaaaaaaaaaaaaaaaacaatactcGTAAGCCATCCTAAACGTCTTTTGAAAGAACAGCATTATAAGAAACCTTTCTATGAGTCGGAAACATGAAAATTAACTTACTACAAGAATATGGGTAACATGAGAAGGAATATAAAATTTTCTTTAGCCTCAGAATATAGCGAGTAAACAATCAACTCCTATCACATTAACAAACaaatttgagaaacaaagacTTCACACCTGTACGAAAGGAAATacagaatttctcaaaaattcaaTAGTACAAAGCATTTAAGAATACTAATTCTGAAGGGTGAGACTGCTCTACGATCACTTTGGAGTCAGCAATCATTTCTGTGTCAGAAGAATATTATTGATACTCCCATCATGAAGCATCCAACTGCTACCCAAGGGCTCAAGCGCTCACCTGCAAGACAAAGCATAGTGGTAAAAATCATCTTGAGAGTTTTCAAGGCAACCCAGTATGTACCGTGATAATTAATGGCAAAGATGATAAGTCAGCAATGAACCTCTAATAGACAATCGTGAAGGAATCTAACTAAACACaaccccacccccaccccctcTTTTTTCTCCTGTTTTCCTGTGCATGTAGCGGCCTGGGGGTTGTGGGATGGAAGGGGAGACAAACAATGGGGGAAACAGAAACATATCCACAAGATACTTGAGTCATTCTGAGAAAGTACCAAGTCAAATGTATTTTTATGCTTGCAAAGAAGAAATAGTGACCATACTAGTCTgaatgttgaattttgtatgcCACAATAGATTTAGCTCAATTAGGACCACAGGGGACTTTATTAATTTCTGATTGATTGAATGTAGAACAGCATGAGAAGCAGATGGAAAAGTAACATTCCTAAAAACCTTGTGAACACCAAGCAACTCTAATTACAAGGCAATGCATTTATTCTATGCAAATTGTAACCATAAATTTATTGTCGCCACTCTAATTACTGTCTAGCTGATTTCTTTGTATTTCAAATACTCCATTTCACAATAAAAGCAGGCATTCTAGTTTATAGCAACTACAAGACCACATGAATTATATGAAACATAGATTTGCCAACAACTATTTCCAATAGCAATACCATGCTTGCAATGGTGTCACTCACCTATTCTGGCAGCCTTCCAAAAGAAGCCCCGAAACCTGGAATAGTAACACAACATCAGTACGTTCATTAACATTAAATGAATATGATGACATGACTGAATTGCTGTAATCATGAGATCCAAAGGAAGAAGATAAATGACGTAGTAAAGATATTcgacacatttttcaatcccaAAACATTACACACAGCAATTACACACTGATCTATGTATCCATGCTGTGAAATACATGCACCATTCTGTTAAAAGTAATTTCTTTCATGGAACCCACTGGCTTCAATTGTACACGCACAAATATTGTCCATCAAATATTCAAACAAGACAACTTCCGCCAGAGGCAGAACCCACAATCTCTTAGTCCCTTAGAAATGTTCATAAGCAAAGCTGATTAGTTCTCCCACAATCTGTGATGCAAGCACAAAGATGGCAAAGATACATGCATTTGTAGGCACATTGTTTTTTCCAGAAAACAAGAAGCACCGTATGCAAGACAAATAATACAAATAATATGTAAATTTTATGTCTTGGCATATGAACTAGAATCACTCCAATGAATATGAAAGAACACTCTGCTATAAGtgaatttatccaaaaaaaactGCTATATATTACATTTTCCAAAAGCTTTTCCATGGAACTATTGAACATATGCACATCCATTTGACGACCCTATAGAAAAGCATATTCTCTACCATTAACAAAGGAAAGATTATAGAAACTATACCAAGTATTGATTTCTTATTAACGAAAGTCTTTTCAAACATCTCCTTGTGTAACCATTCTATGAGTTCCATCGTCCACGCGTCATACATCACGCATCAGAAATTTCATATCTTGTCATCCTAACAGCAAAACTTGTAATCAGGCATTCACTATCCGCATGTCAAAATGCGATGTCGAACCTTTTCAAAAAGAATGCAAAAAAGTGCACTGATATTAACTATGAAGTACAGAAATCATGAAATAGTGCCTGGCTCagccaaaaaagaaacaaacttTAACCAAATATTTCACTGActaaaaaattttgtgatttgaaACTaagcaaacaaaataaacattaaTAAGCAATTTTAGATTGGATAAAATCGTTGAAGCTAAGAAGACTTACCCAGTCCTCTGTTCAAGAAGAGCTGGAAAATGCATCTTTACATAAGTGCAAGTACAAATCCCCAGCAGCACTACCGTAAGAAAAGAGTGGAAATTGAAGAGCGCGGACTGGAAAATTTAGCAATACTAATTTCAGTATCTattttaaattctaaaaatagaAATCTGAAATCCTGCAATTTCGAAAAGTAACGCACCATATCCAAATTCTTCCCTTAATACCTTTCTTCCGCGAAAACCTACAAACACAAGAAGCAAAGAATTATCTAATTATTCTACCTCGATTTAACATACGGCGCGAAGAGCAAGGCACTGATTCGTTTTCCAAGCAAGATGTACCAAAAATTTAACAGTCgcagttgaaaagaaagaaagaacacaTACAAAATGACCGAGATTAGATAAGTgaatatagagagagagagagagagacaatcacAAGGAAGCGATTCAGTGTAACAGTCGAGCGACGATCTCAAAGGGAATGAGAAGATGGCAGCAGTATCGCGAGATGTGCAGATACAgccgctgctgctgctgcttttttttaaaattatttttttcctattatttatttatttctattttggaCAATATACCACTAGCAGAAGGGAACGAAGAGAATAAAAGAGAGAAATGCTCAAGTGTCAGGGACGACTGGAAAATCTAATAGCTCTGCCCACCGTTCATCTGTGCTACCGTTCTGATCATGACGAGAGGCAGGTAAAATTAACCGTTCGATTACCCCTAGTCGctagaaggaaagaaaagagggaaagtCTTGCTCTTATTGACCCTTTTGGTTTGCTTTATATCACTTTGCTCCCCAACTTAAAAGTATTAAACAGATTTGCCCCGCTCTAATGGTTTTATTATGATTTGCCCCGGAAGCAATAACTCCTTGGTGGTTTTCATTCTACACAATCACTTGCAGCACATGAGTACATTGTAGGCTTATAACAATTTGAAGCATGCTGCTCAATTGGCTGCAAATTAATGAATTTTGTTACctaattttgaagaaaaagattTTACTACCCATAAATGAATTACTAAAGTTTTTTCCCATAGCTAGGGTACCATATAGCCTTTTCGTTCATAGTTGGCtataaacaaaaatcatttgattttaATAATTGAAATAAACAATGTGTGAAAAGTAGATAGTATAAGATACTAAAGTACTCCCCAAATTGGTAATGTTAAGAGACAAAGTGCAAATCAGTGCAAGTAACTCTTTTGATTGAAGTGCGGTAATGGTTTATGGCAAAATAGTAGGAAGGACATCGCATACCAGCAAAGATTAAGTTAACTAAGTCGACTGAAAGTGAGTACTCTACTCGGCAacgaaggaaggaaggaaggataCTGTGTCCCCACAGTGGAGGAGGAGATTACGATCTTCCCCTAGTACAAACATCCCGAAACCAGTGCCAACAATGTATATCACCTTTTAACAAACTGGAAGTTGCTCTCTTCTGCACCTTCTCGACTCCTCCGAGGACCACCTACGAGACTCGAACAGATGTGCAAATCGAAGTTTCTTACACCCTGAGCTGCAGTGCAAACTCATTCTCACAAGTGATTACAATAACTACGATCACCATTAACatctcaagaaacaagtctaaaTAGATTATTCCCATCGCCGAGCACATTCCCAAAAACCGAGTCAATTTATGGAAAAACCAAACAACATCTATAGTCCTAGCTGTAGTTTCTCATCCTTCTAGTAATAATCATTTCTAATTGCTACATGCAAACATGCAGTACGATCAACttacaaaatctaaaattttcattaacATTTGTTCTCGGTCCTAGATTTAGAAGAAAATACATGTGAGATCAATACAAAAAATGTCGCTAGTTGCTGGCATGCTACTGACCGATCAATGCAAAGGAAATTGAAATCCGGCCCGTAGAGGCAAAATTTATTGTGTTTCAACTGCCAACCCACTGGAAGGGAAATAGTGGCATCAAAGAATGATATGACACACACAGTAGTATCCATTTTGCACCTATAAGACACCTCACTGTTAAAACCAATCCAGAGTAATTATTCCAGCTGGTACCCGCTTTCGAAGGAAAATCATCAAGCTAGAAGACATAGCTTGACATAAAACTTGAAAAAGCAGTAACATCTATCCAATTAGGAAAAAGGCTTTTCAACTTGGTGGCAGACTCTGTTAAATGCTGATCCAACACAGCAATTTCGACCCTCAAAGATTCTGAACTTCTTGCCTGCAATTAAGACAAAACATAACATGAACACAGCTCCGTGCTAACTCACATACCATGGTGCATGTTCAAATGTTATCGACAGTTACAAGTGCAATTAATTGTCAACTTGACGATTGTATAGGTAAATTTGGAGCGGATATTTGAAGGTCAAGGTGGAGGAGGAgcaagataaaattaaatttcaaacaCCTGAATATGTATTGCTCATGAACAGCTCAAGCTCTGAAGGAGGATGGTTCAATGGTTTACAGAGTTCTTCTTAACCTGTAAACTTAATTGTGCTTTCGGTAGACTCACCATCCCTTTCAAATTATAGTCTCAATAAAAATTGTACAATCGCTTCTGGTTTGATAACAAAATCCATCTGACATTGTCTATGGTACTTCCACAAGCTGACAGTAATAACCATAAGCTGCTCAGTCCAGTAACCCTCCTAATTAATACTTTTAGCTCTATTAATCGCAAACTATAAGGGGACAAAGAAACATAGACAAACTTCACAAAGAAGCCTCGCACGCGCCATCCCCCACCTGTTCGTGAGCCATACCCTTGACTGACTCACTCCACACTCTTAGCTCGTTCAGGAGCCCTGCCCAGGACTCCTTCACTAAAGGGGAAGTAGCAACAAAGATGGgagaa
This genomic stretch from Coffea arabica cultivar ET-39 unplaced genomic scaffold, Coffea Arabica ET-39 HiFi ptg000055l, whole genome shotgun sequence harbors:
- the LOC113719685 gene encoding uncharacterized protein; protein product: MSALFNFHSFLTVVLLGICTCTYVKMHFPALLEQRTGFRGFFWKAARIGERLSPWVAVGCFMMGVSIIFF